The bacterium genome contains the following window.
AATATTTAGTTTAACCAGTTCTCTGGAGGTCCTACCGGCTGTTGAAAATATAAAAATACCCTTATTTTCTTTTGTTATAGCGTTTATCGGGTCAACAAAATCACTGTCTCCGCTCCATAGGATGAAGTTATTAATATTATTTTTATATAAATCAAGAAACATGTCTCTAGCTATCTCCACATCAAAATTACATTTTTTATCTTTCAGGTAAAAAACTCCCTTGTCATTTAAATCTTTAAAGAGATTATTTATTGATTCTATTGCCTTAACGTCGAGAACAGATAATAATGGTTTTTTAACAAAAGGTTGTAAAAGTAAGGTAGAGTTTTTGGATATATTTAAAAAATTAATAGGGTATAACATTATTTTTACCAATTTTGTTTCAACCTTATACCCGAGATTTGTAAATTCAGTTATTGATTCTTGTGATCCCTCATCATTAGTAAGAGTTCCTGTATAAATATATACAATCTTAATTGTGTTGAAAGAATCAAAAAAATGCTTCAACCTCCTTGGGTTTATATGCCAACCAAGTTTGTCTTGCCAATGTATTACGTTTTGCCAGTCTAGATAGATATTTGAAGTCGTGGCAAAAATCTTTTCGAGTTCAATAATTACTTCTGGAAAAAGTCTTGCAAGATTTTGTATTCTTTTTGTCTTAGGGATAAACATATATAGTGTTGCATATAATATAAAAAGGTAGATAAATAAAATCCAAAGATTATATATGGTACCTGTGGATAACTTCTACAGATGAAATTGAGTTGAACCTGTTATGCATTTAATGTTTGTGGAGGCATACTAATTTAGTATATTATATGTTATATTATATGAACTTGAGTACATATTGATAATAATAATGCATTTAAAATCGCTAGAAATTAATGGTTTCAAATCTTTTGCTAAAAAAGCGAATCTAGTTTTTAATACACCAATTACGTCTATTGTGGGTCCAAATGGTTCCGGAAAATCAAACGCTGCTGAGGCTTTTAAATTTGTTCTAGGAGAGCAATCTATTAAATCAATGCGTGGAAAGAAAGGTGAGGACATGATTTTTAATGGGGGAAAAGATATTCCTCGTGCAAACAGAGCTTCTGTTAAACTTGTTTTTAGTAACCTTCCAAATGGAGCTAAGGGACGTGGAATTGCCAGGGCGACTGATTCATCTAGTTTGGGAATTATTTCAGGAAATGAAGGTCGTCTTTTTAGTATAGATTTTGATGAAGTTTCAATTGAGCGTGTAGTTCACAGAGATGGTGTCAATGAATATTTTTTAAATGGCACACAGGTTAGGCTTAAAGACATTTTAGAATTACTTGCAAATGCAAATATTGGTTCATCGGGACATCATATAATTTCACAGGGTGAAGCTGATAGATTACTTTCTTCACTTCCTCGTGAAAGAAAAGATATGATAGAGGATGCTCTTGGTCTAAAAATATATCAATATAAGAAAGAAGAAAGCCAAAAGAGATTAGAGAAGACT
Protein-coding sequences here:
- a CDS encoding NYN domain-containing protein, whose translation is MFIPKTKRIQNLARLFPEVIIELEKIFATTSNIYLDWQNVIHWQDKLGWHINPRRLKHFFDSFNTIKIVYIYTGTLTNDEGSQESITEFTNLGYKVETKLVKIMLYPINFLNISKNSTLLLQPFVKKPLLSVLDVKAIESINNLFKDLNDKGVFYLKDKKCNFDVEIARDMFLDLYKNNINNFILWSGDSDFVDPINAITKENKGIFIFSTAGRTSRELVKLNIGVFEIKKIKEFICWPREIYSSIKDIIDEPSNLL